A portion of the Esox lucius isolate fEsoLuc1 chromosome 20, fEsoLuc1.pri, whole genome shotgun sequence genome contains these proteins:
- the rragca gene encoding ras-related GTP binding Ca, protein MSIQYEVEPLADSYGPADSFPKDFGYGEEEADIEDSPSSSDSKPRILLMGLRRSGKSSIQKVVFHKMSPNETLFLESTNKIYKDDISSSSFVNFQIWDFPGQVDFFDPTFDYEMIFRGTGALIFVIDAQDDYVEALGRLHLTVSRAYRVNPDINFEVFIHKVDGLSDDHKIETQRDIHQRANDDLADASLEKLHLSFYLTSIYDHSIFEAFSKVVQKLIPQLPTLENLLNIFISNSGIEKAFLFDVVSKIYIATDSSPVDMQSYELCCDMIDVVIDVSCIYGLKEDGSGSAYDKESMAIIKLNNTTVLYLKEVTKFLALVCILREESFERKGLIDYNFHCFRKAVHEVFEVGVSTLWAGSQTVGTPCSKAVTLNGTPRSTV, encoded by the exons ATGTCGATTCAGTACGAGGTAGAACCGCTGGCAGACAGCTACGGGCCAGCAGACTCGTTCCCTAAAGATTTTGGGTATGGAGAAGAGGAGGCCGACATCGAGGATAGTCCATCATCTTCTGACAGTAAACCCAGAATTCTGTTGATGGGTTTGAGGAGAAGTGGAAAATCTTCAATACAGAAG gtggtATTCCATAAAATGTCTCCAAATGAGACATTGTTTCTGGAGAGCACCAACAAGATCTACAAGGATGACATCTCAAGCAGCTCGTTTGTCAACTTCCAGATCTGGGATTTCCCGGGTCAGGTCGACTTCTTTGACCCCACCTTTGACTATGAGATGATCTTCAGAGGCACTGGGGCCTTGATATTTGTCATCGATGCACAG GATGACTATGTTGAGGCTTTGGGCAGGCTCCACCTCACCGTGTCCCGGGCCTACCGGGTCAACCCCGATATCAATTTTGAGGTGTTCATCCACAAAGTGGACGGCCTCTCTGATGACCACAAGATTGAGACTCAGAGGGACATACACCAGAGAGCCAATGATGACCTGGCAGATGCTAGCCTAGAGAAGCTTCATCTCAG CTTCTATTTGACAAGTATCTATGACCACTCCATATTCGAGGCCTTCAGTAAAGTGGTCCAGAAGCTTATcccacagctgccaacactggaAAACCTGTTAAACATCTTCATATCT AACTCAGGCATAGAGAAGGCCTTCCTGTTTGACGTGGTCAGTAAGATCTACATCGCCACAGACAGCAGCCCGGTGGACATGCAGTCCTATGAGCTGTGCTGCGACATGATCGACGTGGTCATCGACGTGTCCTGCATCTACGG CCTTAAGGAGGACGGTAGCGGGAGTGCCTACGATAAGGAGTCCATGGCCATCATCAAGCTGAACAACACAACCGTCCTCTACCTGAAAGAGGTCACCAAGTTCCTGGCTCTGGTCTGCATCCTCCGGGAGGAGAGCTTTGAGCGCAAAG GCTTAATAGACTACAACTTCCACTGTTTCCGGAAGGCCGTCCACGAGGTGTTTGAAGTGGGCGTGTCCACGCTGTGGGCGGGTTCCCAGACGGTCGGCACACCCTGCTCCAAGGCTGTGACACTCAACGGCACCCCCCGGAGCACTGTCtaa